In Palaemon carinicauda isolate YSFRI2023 chromosome 18, ASM3689809v2, whole genome shotgun sequence, a genomic segment contains:
- the LOC137658019 gene encoding LOW QUALITY PROTEIN: tetraspanin-1-like (The sequence of the model RefSeq protein was modified relative to this genomic sequence to represent the inferred CDS: deleted 1 base in 1 codon) — MSDTKTTPAVCKSYSEVYQSSTLGCFSHTYVQVDTGIPSTPCSEEVYLTTPLLRGESFCFAPHTTSAISSDWLLSEVRVSQCALLQSEMYHGLPCPAVLAAKDYTAAGGTVLALSIWLAVDNTSFLILTRVSENDSLQEFNQPSVLEHGAYILIVAGGLVFCIGFLGCCGAVLESRVLLTIYGLTIIVIFLLEVTGGALAAVYKAETEEELQNFLKLTLKKYYSTQSTANSMTVSWNALMAELKCCGVNNYTDFELASMWQTNKTDGMVMPVACCILEGDPKKFKPLDPSCVSDPTPENSYFLTGCLGRLQENTFYYLPTMLSVAIGLGTLQLILITLSFYMCRAIGKALKVATVD, encoded by the exons ATGTCGGACACGAAAACAACACCTGCAGTTTGTAAATCTTACTCCGAAGTTTATCAATCATCAACGCTTGGCTGTTTCTCACAT ACTTATGTACaggtggacacaggaattcctagtacaccttgctctgaagaagtttACCTAACCACACCTTTACTGCGTGGAGAGTCCTTTTGTTTTGCCCCGCACACCACCTCTGCTATCTCTTCTGATTGGCTACTCAGCGAAGTAAGGGTGTCGCAGTGTGCTCTTCTTCAGAGCGAGATGTACCATGGACTCCCATGTCCAGCTGTACTTGCAGCCAAAGATTATACA GCTGCCGGAGGCACAGTCCTAGCCCTGAGCATCTGGCTAGCGGTG GACAACACGTCGTTCCTGATCCTGACGAGGGTGTCGGAAAACGACAGCCTGCAGGAGTTTAATCAGCCGTCGGTGTTGGAACACGGCGCCTACATCCTCATAGTGGCCGGAGGACTCGTCTTCTGCATAGGATTCCTAGGATGCTGTGGAGCCGTCTTGGAGTCCCGTGTCCTCCTCACCATA TACGGTCTTACCATCATCGTCATTTTCCTGCTTGAAGTTACTGGTGGAGCCTTGGCGGCCGTCTACAAAGCCGAG ACGGAAGAAGAACTCCAGAATTTCCTGAAGCTCACCCTAAAGAAATACTACTCCACGCAGTCCACGGCAAATTCCATGACCGTGTCCTGGAATGCACTCATGGCTGAG CTGAAATGTTGCGGCGTCAACAACTACACTGACTTCGAACTAGCATCGATGTGGCAAACGAACAAAACGGATGGCATGGTGATGCCCGTGGCGTGTTGCATCTTGGAGGGCGATCCCAAGAAGTTCAAACCCCTTGACCCATCTTGTGTTTCTGACCCTACCCCGGAGAATTCCTACTTCTTAACT GGTTGTTTGGGCAGATTGCAGGAGAACACCTTCTACTACTTGCCAACGATGCTGTCTGTCGCCATTGGCCTGGGCACTCTTCAATTAATCCTCATTACCCTTTCGTTTTATATGTGTAGAGCTATTGGAAAGGCTCTCAA